The following DNA comes from Novosphingobium sp. PP1Y.
CGTGCTCGGCCATGACATGGAACATGCCGATGACGAGGACGAGATCGACATCCGTTCGCGCTGGGGCGTGCTGTTCCAGGGCGGCGCGCTGTTCTCGACGCTGACCGTGGGCGAAAACGTCGAGGTTCCCCTCAAGCAGTTCTACCCGGAGATATCCGACCAGCTGCGCGAGGAGATCGCCCGTTTCAAGGTCAAGCTCTCGGGCCTGCCCGAGGAAGCGGCCTACAAGTATCCCAACGAGCTGTCGGGCGGGATGAAGAAGCGCGCCGGCCTTGCCCGTGCGCTTGCGCTCGATCCCGAGCTGCTGTTTCTTGACGAGCCCACCGCGGGCCTCGACCCGATCGGCGCGGCCGCTTTCGACAAGCTGACGCGCGAACTGAAGGAAACGCTGGGCCTTACGGTCTTTCTCATCACGCACGACCTCGATACGCTTTACGCGATCTGCGACCGCGTGGCGGTGCTGGCGGACAAGCAGGTGATCGCCTGCGGGACGATTCCCGAACTGCTGGCGCTCGATCACCCGTGGATCCAGGAATATTTCAACGGCCCGCGCGGCCGCGCCGCACTGGCGGCCAAGGACGATCCCGAAGTGCACCCGGAACATGCAGGGTCAGGGCTCGTTGATGAAGAGAAGACCGAAAGGGGCGAAGGGCAGACCATGGACAAGTCCGGAAGAGCGGGGGCATAGGCACGGGACATGGAAACGCGCGCCAACAATGTCTGGGTCGGAGCCGTCACGCTGGTGCTGCTGGCGCTGCTGGCGGCCTTCATCATCTGGATCGCCCGCCTCAATGAAGGCGAGCGCACCGAATACGACATCTTCTTCAAGCAGTCGGTGGACGGGCTCGCCAAGGGGTCCGAGGTCAACTACGCGGGTGTTCCCGTGGGGCAGATCTCGCAGATCGAGCTGTGGCCCAAGGACCCCAGCTTCATTCGCGTGCGCATAAAGGTGGACGAGAAGGTCCCGGTGACGGTGGGTACGTCCGCGACGATCCAGGGCAGCTTCACCGGCGTTTCGGACATCCAGCTCGAAGGCGCGGTCAAGGGCGCCCCGATGCTGACCGAACCGGGCCCCGAAGGCGTGCCGGTCATCCCGACCAAGCGCGGAGGCCTTGGCGAGATTCTCTCCAACGCGCCGCTGTTGCTGGAACGTCTCGCCACCCTGACCGAAAGCCTCAACCAGCTTCTCTCCGAGGAGAACCGGCGTTCGATCACCGGCATCCTGAGCAATACCGACAAGATGACCCGCGACCTGTCGCGCGCCACGCCGCAGATCGAGGCGACTGTGCGCGAACTGCAGGGCACCCTGGATCAGGCGACCAAGACGCTCGCCGCATTCGAGGGCGTGGCGACCAAGGCGGACTCTTTGCTCGGCAGCGAGGGCAATTCGCTGGCGGCGCAGCTGCGCGCCACGCTCAGTTCCGCGCAGAAGTCGATGGATCAGCTCGACAAGACGATGGAGACTGCCCAGCCCGCGCTGCGTCAGGTTTCGCAGCAGACGCTGCCCGCCGCGGAAGCCGCGATCCGTGACCTTCGCGCGACCAGCAAGGCGCTGCGCAACGTGACCGAGAAGATCGACGAGCAGGGCGCAGGTGCGCTGCTCAAGGGCCAGAAACTGCCGGACTACAAGCCATGACGGAATTCAGGATGGGGAATGCGATGAGCGGTTGGCGCAAGTCCGGCGCATGGCGCGGGGCGGTGATCGCGGCAGCCTGTCTGACGCTGCCGGGATGCATCAGCCTCGGTGCGAAAGTGCCCGAACAGCTGATCAAGCTCACGCCCGATGTCAGCGCTCCGGCCGGGGCGACGGCCAGCGGCCAGCTCAGCGATGCCATCGTCGTGCTCGATCCCGAGGCCGACCGCAGCCTCGATGTCATGCGCGTGCCGGTCCAGATCAACGAATCCAGCGTTGCCTATCTCAAGGACGCTTCGTGGATCGAAAAGCCCACCCGCCAGTTCCGCAACCTGCTTGCCGAAACGCTGCGAGCCGAAACCGGCAAGCTGGTGGTCGAAGGCGGCGATTTCGAAGTGACCGGCAAGACGCTGATCGGCGGCCGCCTGCTCAACATGGGCTATGATGCCCCGAGCAGTTCCGTCGTGGTCCGCTTCGACGCCATGCTCCGTGAACCCGGTGGTGAAATCGTCACGCGCCGCTTCGAATCCGTGGTCAACAACGTCGAGCCGAAGGCCGACTGGGTCGGTCCCGCGTTGAACCAGGCCGCGAACGACGTGGCCCGGCAGGTCGCGCATTGGGTCAAGGAAGGCTGATCGACGGCGCTACACCCGGGCTGGGATGCGTATTTCGAAGCCTGAATTGATAAAATTTCAAGTGTAGTTGCAGTAATGTGCAATCCATGGGGGCGTCTCCTCTTATGAAAAGAGGTGGGGGCGAAATAATTCTTCGCAATGTTCCGTCACACTTCTTGGCAATGGATTGCATCCGCACTTTAGCGAGACTTTGGTGCCCCGCTGCGCGATGCCCGTGTTGCCGCAGTGCAACACGTCTCCTTTGGGTCACACTTCCTTTCATCTCCATGGATTGACTGCGTTTTATCCTCTCCGTACGCGGCGCCTCCCCCCGGTTCTGCCGGGCAGGGAGGATAAGAAAATGCAGGAGTTTTACATGAAGAAGTTTGCCATTGCCGGCGCCGCTGCCGCACTGTTCGTCGTTCCCGCCGCCGCCAACGCTCAGGCGTGGGTGCAGGCTGAGACCGGCCTCGACGTCGTTTCCATCGGCGGCGAGTCCGACGAAGGCGTGAGCTATGGCGCTTCGGCTGGCTACGACGTCGCTCTGTCGGGTGGCATGTTCGTTGGTATTCAGGGCACCGTTGCCGACAGCAGCACCAAGGAATGCGTCCGCGACTTTGACGTCGTTGGCGACAAGCTCTGCGTGAAGACCGGCCGCGATCTCGCCGCCGTGGTCCGTCTCGGCACCACCGTTGGCGAAAGCACCAAGCTTTACGTTCTGGGTGGCTACGCCAACGGACGCGTTCGCCTGACCTATAACGATGGCGTCGACAGCGACTCGATCGGCGAAAACGGCGACGGCTTCCGTCTCGGTGCCGGCGCGCAGTACACGCTGAGCAACAACATGTTCGTGAAGGGTGAATATCGCTACACGAACTACGAAAGCGACTTCAGCCGTCACAATGTGCTGGTCGGCCTCGGCTTCCAGTTCTGATCCTTGCCTGGCAAGGATAGGGTGAGGCGCCTCTAGCCTCTCCCAACCACAAGCATGCGAGCCCGCTCCGGTTCAGGCCGGGGCGGGTTTTCTTTTGGCGGTGAACCTCAGCCGCTGGGCTGGTCCTCGATCAGGGCGATCATGCGCTCCAGCCAGGCGCGCGGCTGGCG
Coding sequences within:
- a CDS encoding outer membrane protein, which gives rise to MKKFAIAGAAAALFVVPAAANAQAWVQAETGLDVVSIGGESDEGVSYGASAGYDVALSGGMFVGIQGTVADSSTKECVRDFDVVGDKLCVKTGRDLAAVVRLGTTVGESTKLYVLGGYANGRVRLTYNDGVDSDSIGENGDGFRLGAGAQYTLSNNMFVKGEYRYTNYESDFSRHNVLVGLGFQF
- a CDS encoding MlaD family protein — protein: METRANNVWVGAVTLVLLALLAAFIIWIARLNEGERTEYDIFFKQSVDGLAKGSEVNYAGVPVGQISQIELWPKDPSFIRVRIKVDEKVPVTVGTSATIQGSFTGVSDIQLEGAVKGAPMLTEPGPEGVPVIPTKRGGLGEILSNAPLLLERLATLTESLNQLLSEENRRSITGILSNTDKMTRDLSRATPQIEATVRELQGTLDQATKTLAAFEGVATKADSLLGSEGNSLAAQLRATLSSAQKSMDQLDKTMETAQPALRQVSQQTLPAAEAAIRDLRATSKALRNVTEKIDEQGAGALLKGQKLPDYKP
- a CDS encoding ABC transporter ATP-binding protein, which encodes MSDTQEYPIQVEGLRNAFGEHVIHEDLSLKVRKGEILGVVGGSGTGKSVLMRSIIGLQRPTAGTVTVLGHDMEHADDEDEIDIRSRWGVLFQGGALFSTLTVGENVEVPLKQFYPEISDQLREEIARFKVKLSGLPEEAAYKYPNELSGGMKKRAGLARALALDPELLFLDEPTAGLDPIGAAAFDKLTRELKETLGLTVFLITHDLDTLYAICDRVAVLADKQVIACGTIPELLALDHPWIQEYFNGPRGRAALAAKDDPEVHPEHAGSGLVDEEKTERGEGQTMDKSGRAGA
- a CDS encoding ABC-type transport auxiliary lipoprotein family protein, coding for MSGWRKSGAWRGAVIAAACLTLPGCISLGAKVPEQLIKLTPDVSAPAGATASGQLSDAIVVLDPEADRSLDVMRVPVQINESSVAYLKDASWIEKPTRQFRNLLAETLRAETGKLVVEGGDFEVTGKTLIGGRLLNMGYDAPSSSVVVRFDAMLREPGGEIVTRRFESVVNNVEPKADWVGPALNQAANDVARQVAHWVKEG